A genome region from Chengkuizengella sp. SCS-71B includes the following:
- a CDS encoding putative holin-like toxin, with translation MEINDALILMIMFSMLILTLLSYLKKK, from the coding sequence ATGGAAATTAATGATGCATTAATATTGATGATCATGTTCAGTATGCTTATTCTAACTTTACTTTCATACCTCAAAAAAAAATAA